CGCCTGAAGCGCCCACGCTGCCCCGGCTGGGCACGGCCGGGATCAGGTCGCGCTCGGCAAAATCCAGCAGCCGCTCGAAGGTGGAAAGGGAGATGCCCGAATAGCCAAGGCCCAGAGCGTGGATTTTGAGCAGCAGCATCAAGCGGCATAGCTCCCGAGGCAGCCAGGGCCCTGCGCCGACCGCGTGGCTGATGAGCAGGTTCTCCTGCAACTGAGCCAGTCGGTCGGCTGGAATACGCGTGCGCGCCAGAGCCCCGAAGCCTGTGTTGATGCCGTAATAGACGCCGCCGCTCTGGAGGGCTGCTTCTACGCGTGCCCGGGCGGCAGCTACGGCCGATGCATCCTGCCGCAGTTCCTGGAGGCGCCGCTCCAGGTCGTCGTACAGAGAAGCGATCCGGACCGAACAGGTAAGCGCTGGGGTAACGGGTTCCATAGGCGTTCAGTTAGCCGGTGATCATGGGTAGGTCAAGGCCCCGTTCGCGGGCTGTCTGGATGGCCAGTTCGTAGCCGGCGTCAGCATGACGCATGACGCCAGTTCCCGGATCGGCAGTCAGCACCCGTTCCAGCCGCAGATCAGCCTGTTCGGTGCCATCGGCCACACAGACCATGCCCGCATGGATCGAGTAGCCAATGCCCACGCCCCCACCATGATGGATCGATACCCAGCTAGCCCCGCAGGCCGTGTTAAGCAGCGCGTTGAGGAGCGGCCAGTCGGCAATCGCATCGGAGCCGTCTTTCATGCCTTCGGTCTCCCGATTGGGCGAGGCAACAGAGCCCGCATCCAGATGATCGCGGCCAATCACAATGGGCGCTTCAATCTTGCCTTTTCGGACCAGCCAGTTGAACTTCAGGCCCATTTCGGCCCGTTCGCCATATTCAAGCCAGCAGATGCGTGCCGGCAGACCCTGGAAACGCACCTTTTCGCGTGCTTTCTGGATCCAGCGCACCAGGCTTTCTTTGTGAGGGAACGTTTCGATGACGGCCTGGTCGGTGACTGCAATGTCGTTCGGATTGCCTGACAGCGCCGCCCAGCGGAACGGCCCGGCTCCCCGGCAAAAGAGCGGGCGGATAAAGGCCGGCACAAAGCCCGGGATGCGGAAGGCCTCCTGCATGCCACGGTGGTCGGCCACCTGTCCGCGCAGGTTGTTGCCATAGTCGAAGACGATCGCACCCTGTTCCTGCAAGCTGAGCATGGCCTCCACGTGCCGCTGCATGGAGTCGAGCACGGCCTCCTCGTAGCCTTTCGGGTCTTTTTCCCGGAAGGCCGCCGCCGATTCCACCGTGTGGCCCGAGGGGATATAGCCATAGCGCAGGTCGTGGGCTGCCGTCTGATCGGTAACGACGTCGGGCACAATGCCCC
The genomic region above belongs to Rhodothermus profundi and contains:
- the hutU gene encoding urocanate hydratase, producing the protein METTRTVIRAPRGTQLHCKGWHQEAALRMLMNNLDPDVAEKPDELIVYGGTGKAARNWACFHKIVETLKRLENDETLLVQSGKPVGVFRTHEMAPRVLIANSNLVPRWATWDEFRRLEALGLIMYGQMTAGSWIYIGTQGILQGTYETFAECARQHFGGTLKGRLVVTAGLGGMGGAQPLAATMNEAAFLGVEIDPARIQRRLETGYLDEMCTDLDEALDKVLRARANGEALSVGLLGNIADVLPELVRRGIVPDVVTDQTAAHDLRYGYIPSGHTVESAAAFREKDPKGYEEAVLDSMQRHVEAMLSLQEQGAIVFDYGNNLRGQVADHRGMQEAFRIPGFVPAFIRPLFCRGAGPFRWAALSGNPNDIAVTDQAVIETFPHKESLVRWIQKAREKVRFQGLPARICWLEYGERAEMGLKFNWLVRKGKIEAPIVIGRDHLDAGSVASPNRETEGMKDGSDAIADWPLLNALLNTACGASWVSIHHGGGVGIGYSIHAGMVCVADGTEQADLRLERVLTADPGTGVMRHADAGYELAIQTARERGLDLPMITG